A region of the Silene latifolia isolate original U9 population unplaced genomic scaffold, ASM4854445v1 scaffold_79, whole genome shotgun sequence genome:
TGTCGACCAAGCTAGTCACATATTTCCACGCCTCATAAGGAAAGTTATCAATGTGTAACCTTGACAAGCTAGGGAAATCAGGCATCTGATCATCATCATCTATGATAAACTGTAGCATAACAGAATTCTAAAGTTTTATACATTCGAGCAGACCTCCCTACCCCCCGCTTGGCGGGATTTTGGGGGGAAATTGGGGGTAATAAAATGTTTGAAATAAAATCATATGTATATACCTGCACTGAGTCCATTTTAAAACATAATTTTGTGGCTTTAGAAGCAGCGGCTTTTAGAAGTTCACGATCATACTTGACTGAATTCCTGTTAGTATCAAAGTCATCATATCTACTGCTTCTGAAAGTTAGCTCTGCCCTGACAAAAGAGCGCGAATGTTTCCATGACGGAATGATGTTTACACCAATATTTGAACTATAAGTTAAATATGCTAAATTAGGGGCGTCAATCTCAAATGTACCCAACAAAAAACAACAGCATTCTATTGTTAGAACTCTGAGCATTCCAGTGCGATGAATAACATGACCGTGTTCATCACACTCGCAAGTTTTGAGAGTCAATTCTTCAAGCAATGCACAGCTAGAAAACAATCTTTCCAAGGAATCAAAATCAAGGAGCACAACGCGATCTACGTGAAGGATCTTTAGTTTTGGCAACCATGCTGATATAGGAATTTTGATAGCATAGTACCAACGACCTATCTTCTTCAAACTCACAAGTGTTTCACTCATGAAGAAGCCATCAGAATCAGGCGGGCAGTCAGTTTGGATACATAGCTGGTAATGAAGCTCTTGAACGCCCTTTTGTAACGCAAAACTAAACCATCGATTCAAAACTGAAGCATCATAGGTGTTTTGACAAACTAGACTAAATTTCTGTATTGGTGAGATTTTGTGCAATTTCAGCACTTTATTCACAAACTTCTTAAATCTTCTAGTTGCTTTTACTCTGCCGTTTGTACCCGGCTTACCAGAACATGGTGCATCATCAAAAGACAGACAAGTCGTCAATGTAAAAAGGTATCTCCATCTGGTTGATAGAATACTAGTGCTCACAGCAAACCTTGTTGGCAGAAATGAAAGCATGTGA
Encoded here:
- the LOC141640354 gene encoding putative F-box/LRR-repeat protein At3g58880, translating into MRPSKKLGNHVGDPISRNCLDRLSSLPDDILGHMLSFLPTRFAVSTSILSTRWRYLFTLTTCLSFDDAPCSGKPGTNGRVKATRRFKKFVNKVLKLHKISPIQKFSLVCQNTYDASVLNRWFSFALQKGVQELHYQLCIQTDCPPDSDGFFMSETLVSLKKIGRWYYAIKIPISAWLPKLKILHVDRVVLLDFDSLERLFSSCALLEELTLKTCECDEHGHVIHRTGMLRVLTIECCCFLLGTFEIDAPNLAYLTYSSNIGVNIIPSWKHSRSFVRAELTFRSSRYDDFDTNRNSVKYDRELLKAAASKATKLCFKMDSVQFIIDDDDQMPDFPSLSRLHIDNFPYEAWKYVTSLVDKAPQLETVIFESGFHCCYCSDLYYYDENCGYCDSLSPSDIPLYPFSCQAQLIEVHNCCGHKVPLLLREHFHRNASVLKRLIIYTKKDLDLEVEQKISEDLLMLPGASRNCKLEMKLKPSYY